In Syntrophales bacterium, the genomic stretch TCCGGAGGCCTTTTTCTTACGCCCCTTAAGCGTGGCAAGACCGGAATCCCAGCCCTTATTAAAGGCCATGATGTTCATTTCCTCTGTTCCCCCGGGCACCGATTCTGCAACGGTATTCCGTGCTGCTTCGGGGGATACAGTTTTTGTAATAGCAGTTAAAAAACCTATCATAATGATATTGGCCATCATCTTCTGTCCCAGTTCTTCGGCAATGCGAGTAGCTGGAACAGAATAAAAGTTTTTGGCCCCGTGCGGCCGAACCAGATCCTCATCAATCAGCAGAACCCCATCGGGTTTCAATTGTCCTATGAATTTATCATAGCCACCCTGGGACATACACACGAGAATATCAGGATCTTTTATGTAAGGATAATGGATGATATTATCTGAAATAACAATCTGAGCGTTGCATGCTCCGCCTCGTGACTCGGGTCCGTAAGACTGAACAAAGGTACTTTCCCTCTTGTCACCTAAAGCAGCCGCTCTTCCAAGGATACGACCAGCCAGGATAACACCCTGACCTCCAAATCCCGTTATGATAATTTCCTTTCTTGCTTTTCCTTGATTTCGCGTATCAGTCATAGATTAGAACCCGAAGTAAAAAACTTTATTCAGTGTTAACGGATTTATAGAGTTTGTCATACCTTTCCAGCCACGTTTTTCGATCCACATCGACAAATGTACCAAGGATAATTCCTTTTTCCATATCTATATCCAGCTCAAAGGGAGACGCTTGATTTTTTATAATAGTTTTCTCCTGGTAAATCCTCAACATATCCATCAGCTTCAACTTGTTACGTCGGCCATAATTCACAGGACAGGGAGAAAGAACTTCAATAAAGGAAAATCCCTTTTTTAGCAGCGCCTCTTCCACTGAGTCTGTAAACTCCCGTGTGTGCAATGTGGTCCATCTGGCCACATAGGTTGCTCCAGAAGCGATTGCCATGAGCGGCAAATTAAAAGGAATATCCGGATTTCCCGCAGAGGTCGTCGTTGTCTTGGCCATATACGGCGTGGTTGCCGCCACCTGACCACCGGTCATGCCGTAATTTAAATTGTTGATGCAGACAACCGTAATATCAACATTGCGCCTTGCGGCATGAATAAAATGGTTCCCGCCAATTGCAAACAGGTCACCATCTCCGCTAAATACCAGTACATTGAGTTCCGGGTTAGCGATTTTCAATCCTGTTGCAAAGGGAATTGCCCT encodes the following:
- a CDS encoding 2-oxoacid:ferredoxin oxidoreductase subunit beta; protein product: MSVKLKKADKKSEHPLDYLLRKDRIPHIWCPGCGIGTAFSSCLTAIKDSGIDTSKMVMVSGIGCSGRAAGYVNLDSFHTTHGRAIPFATGLKIANPELNVLVFSGDGDLFAIGGNHFIHAARRNVDITVVCINNLNYGMTGGQVAATTPYMAKTTTTSAGNPDIPFNLPLMAIASGATYVARWTTLHTREFTDSVEEALLKKGFSFIEVLSPCPVNYGRRNKLKLMDMLRIYQEKTIIKNQASPFELDIDMEKGIILGTFVDVDRKTWLERYDKLYKSVNTE
- a CDS encoding 2-oxoacid:acceptor oxidoreductase family protein — translated: MTDTRNQGKARKEIIITGFGGQGVILAGRILGRAAALGDKRESTFVQSYGPESRGGACNAQIVISDNIIHYPYIKDPDILVCMSQGGYDKFIGQLKPDGVLLIDEDLVRPHGAKNFYSVPATRIAEELGQKMMANIIMIGFLTAITKTVSPEAARNTVAESVPGGTEEMNIMAFNKGWDSGLATLKGRKKKASGRTGTLS